From one Candidatus Thioglobus sp. NP1 genomic stretch:
- a CDS encoding LLM class flavin-dependent oxidoreductase: MDFSLFIQMERIDEEQSQKRLYDEFVDLCQIADKSGFKTIWTGEHHGMNFTIAPNPFVNIADLANKTNNVRLGTGTIIAPFWHPIKLAEEAAMTDIISDGRLEIGIARGAYSFEYDRLAGGMDAFSAGSALREIVPAIKALWKGDYTGDGEHWSFPKTTSSPKPLQSPNPPIWIAARDQHSHDFAVEEGCNVQVTPLWLGDDEVSSLMDRFNNSCKKFKEIQRPKIMVLRHTFVGESEEEVVQGSKDISRFYCYFGAWFKNERPIEQGLIEKLTEEEMSKLEMYSPEKMRKNSIIGTADEVIQRIKFCEDLGYDEYSYWIDSSMSFEKKKKSLELFIEKVMPEFT; this comes from the coding sequence ATGGATTTTTCTTTATTTATACAAATGGAAAGGATCGATGAGGAACAGTCACAGAAACGTTTGTATGATGAGTTTGTTGATTTATGTCAAATAGCTGATAAGTCTGGTTTCAAAACAATATGGACTGGCGAACATCATGGTATGAACTTTACTATTGCCCCTAATCCATTTGTCAATATTGCCGATTTAGCAAATAAAACAAATAATGTCAGGCTTGGAACTGGAACAATTATTGCCCCTTTTTGGCACCCAATAAAACTTGCTGAAGAAGCTGCAATGACAGATATTATTTCAGATGGAAGATTAGAAATAGGAATTGCTCGAGGAGCCTACTCCTTCGAATATGATCGGCTTGCAGGTGGCATGGATGCCTTTTCAGCTGGTAGCGCTTTAAGAGAAATAGTACCCGCTATAAAGGCTTTATGGAAGGGTGACTATACTGGGGATGGAGAGCATTGGTCGTTTCCAAAAACTACTAGCTCACCAAAACCCCTTCAATCACCTAATCCACCTATTTGGATTGCAGCAAGAGACCAACATTCTCATGACTTTGCCGTTGAAGAGGGATGTAATGTTCAAGTGACGCCTTTATGGCTTGGTGATGATGAAGTTTCATCTTTAATGGATAGATTTAATAATTCATGCAAAAAATTTAAAGAAATTCAGAGGCCAAAAATAATGGTTCTTCGACATACGTTTGTGGGTGAAAGTGAAGAGGAGGTCGTGCAAGGCTCTAAAGATATATCAAGATTCTATTGTTATTTTGGCGCATGGTTCAAGAATGAAAGACCAATTGAACAAGGGCTTATCGAAAAACTTACTGAAGAAGAGATGTCTAAACTTGAAATGTATTCTCCTGAAAAAATGCGTAAAAACAGCATTATTGGAACTGCTGATGAAGTTATTCAAAGAATTAAATTTTGTGAAGATCTTGGCTATGATGAGTATAGTTACTGGATTGATAGTAGCATGAGTTTTGAAAAGAAAAAGAAGTCGTTAGAGCTCTTTATTGAAAAAGTGATGCCAGAATTTACTTAA
- a CDS encoding aldehyde dehydrogenase, which translates to MKHFKHYINGKFSAGSNHFESLNPATGQPWATFPAASKEESNLAIESAHEALYKGPWSEFTATERGKIIYKLGDLISEHASELGELETMDSGKLAAETKAQSSYVADYYYYYAGLADKIQGEVLPIDKPNMRVFTTREPIGVVVAIVPWNAQLFLSATKIAPALAAGNTIVVKASEQAPAALFKFAELVQKSGFPPGVINIITGFAEPCGRTITSHPKVARVAFTGGTEVARHIVRNTAENFAHVSLELGGKSPMLIFDDCNIDGAVNAIIAGNFGASGQSCVAGSRVFIQRSIHKKIINEIKDRARLITVGDPLDENTQVGPLATKHQVERASVVIKNSIKQGATLIFGGGTPKHMHQGWYFEPTMLDCHSQEYDCVKTELFAPVISVIAFDTEDDVIEMANDSEYGLGAGVFTENLARAHRVSQQIHSGIVWINTYRAISPISPFGGFKQSGGSREAGVDAIHEYTRTKTTWINTSSEPMSNPFIIR; encoded by the coding sequence ATGAAACACTTTAAGCATTATATTAATGGAAAGTTTAGCGCTGGATCAAACCACTTTGAAAGCCTTAACCCGGCCACAGGTCAACCATGGGCAACTTTTCCAGCTGCCTCTAAAGAAGAGTCAAACCTTGCTATTGAATCCGCGCATGAAGCTTTATATAAAGGCCCATGGTCAGAATTTACAGCAACTGAAAGAGGCAAAATAATTTATAAACTTGGTGACCTAATATCAGAACACGCAAGCGAGCTAGGTGAACTTGAAACAATGGATAGTGGAAAGTTAGCTGCTGAAACAAAAGCGCAATCCAGCTATGTTGCAGATTATTATTATTATTATGCAGGCTTAGCAGACAAAATTCAAGGTGAGGTTCTCCCAATAGATAAACCAAATATGAGGGTTTTTACTACTCGTGAACCCATTGGGGTAGTAGTTGCAATCGTTCCATGGAACGCTCAACTTTTTTTATCAGCAACAAAGATAGCGCCTGCTTTGGCTGCTGGCAATACTATTGTTGTTAAAGCTTCGGAACAGGCTCCTGCAGCGCTTTTTAAATTTGCTGAACTGGTTCAAAAAAGTGGCTTTCCACCTGGTGTTATAAATATAATTACCGGTTTTGCAGAGCCTTGTGGTCGCACCATTACGTCTCACCCTAAAGTTGCAAGGGTTGCTTTTACAGGTGGTACCGAAGTAGCAAGGCATATAGTTAGAAATACTGCAGAAAATTTTGCACATGTTAGTCTTGAACTTGGTGGTAAATCACCAATGTTAATTTTCGATGATTGTAATATCGATGGTGCAGTAAATGCTATTATTGCAGGGAATTTTGGAGCATCTGGACAAAGTTGCGTTGCTGGCTCAAGAGTATTTATACAGAGATCAATTCACAAGAAAATCATTAATGAGATTAAAGATCGAGCAAGATTAATTACCGTAGGTGATCCTCTGGATGAGAATACACAAGTTGGCCCCCTAGCAACAAAACATCAAGTTGAAAGAGCCTCAGTTGTTATAAAAAATTCTATTAAACAAGGAGCAACACTTATTTTTGGTGGGGGCACTCCAAAACACATGCATCAAGGATGGTACTTTGAGCCTACTATGCTTGATTGTCATAGTCAGGAATATGACTGCGTAAAAACTGAGCTCTTTGCTCCAGTTATTAGTGTCATTGCTTTTGATACAGAAGATGATGTAATTGAAATGGCAAACGATTCTGAATATGGCCTTGGAGCCGGCGTTTTTACAGAAAATCTAGCGAGAGCTCATCGAGTAAGTCAACAAATTCATTCTGGGATTGTATGGATAAATACTTATAGAGCGATTTCTCCAATCTCTCCATTTGGAGGATTTAAACAAAGTGGGGGGAGTCGTGAAGCAGGAGTTGATGCAATCCACGAATATACTAGAACTAAAACAACATGGATTAATACCTCAAGTGAACCAATGAGTAACCCTTTTATAATAAGGTAA
- a CDS encoding carboxymuconolactone decarboxylase family protein — translation MDKKLFELGLSKRKATLGSEYVEKNLEAADDFNEDFQKQMTEWCWGFGWGDDTINEKTRSMMNLTMIAALGKMDEWEIHLKGALTNGVSKDEIKSILHVIAIYCGVPQGVECFKIARKVLEDSGEI, via the coding sequence ATGGATAAAAAATTATTTGAACTTGGACTTTCTAAAAGAAAGGCAACTCTTGGAAGTGAGTATGTTGAAAAAAATTTAGAAGCAGCTGATGACTTTAACGAAGATTTTCAAAAACAAATGACAGAATGGTGCTGGGGATTTGGCTGGGGTGATGATACAATTAATGAAAAAACAAGATCTATGATGAATTTAACAATGATAGCTGCTCTAGGAAAAATGGATGAATGGGAGATACATCTTAAAGGGGCACTTACAAATGGTGTCAGCAAAGATGAGATTAAATCAATACTTCATGTTATTGCAATATATTGTGGTGTTCCTCAGGGTGTTGAGTGTTTCAAAATTGCCCGCAAGGTTTTAGAAGATTCTGGAGAGATTTAA